One window of Fusobacterium polymorphum genomic DNA carries:
- a CDS encoding acetyl-CoA C-acetyltransferase, whose protein sequence is MSKVYVVAAKRTAIGSFLGTLSPVKPGELGAKVVENIIKETGVDPANIDEVIVGNVLSAGQAQGVGRQVAIKAGIPYEVPAYSVNIICGSGMKSVILAYSNIKSGESDLVIAGGTESMSGAGFILPGTIRGGHKMADLTMKDHMILDALTDAYHNIHMGITAENIAEKYGITREEQDAFALESQKKAVAAVDAGKFKDEIVPVVIPNKKGDITFDTDEYPNRKTDAEKLAKLKPAFKKDGSVTAGNASGLNDGASFLMLASEEAVKKYNLKPLVEIVATGTGGVDPLIMGMGPVPAIRKALKKANLKLQDMQLIELNEAFAAQSLGVIKELCTEHGVTADWFKDKTNVNGGAIALGHPVGASGNRITVTLIHEMKKTGVEYGLASLCIGGGMGTALVLKNVK, encoded by the coding sequence ATGAGTAAGGTTTATGTAGTTGCAGCTAAAAGAACTGCTATTGGAAGCTTTTTAGGTACTTTATCACCTGTAAAACCTGGAGAATTAGGTGCAAAAGTAGTAGAAAACATTATTAAAGAAACAGGAGTAGATCCTGCTAATATTGATGAAGTTATAGTTGGAAATGTTTTAAGTGCAGGTCAAGCACAAGGTGTTGGAAGACAAGTTGCTATAAAAGCAGGAATTCCTTATGAAGTTCCAGCTTATTCTGTAAATATAATTTGTGGAAGTGGAATGAAATCAGTTATATTAGCTTATTCTAATATTAAATCAGGAGAGTCAGATCTTGTTATAGCAGGAGGAACAGAATCTATGTCTGGTGCAGGTTTCATATTACCTGGTACAATAAGAGGTGGACATAAGATGGCTGATCTTACTATGAAAGATCATATGATTTTAGATGCCTTAACAGATGCTTACCATAATATCCACATGGGAATCACTGCTGAAAATATAGCAGAAAAATATGGAATAACTAGAGAAGAACAAGATGCATTTGCATTAGAATCTCAAAAGAAAGCTGTTGCAGCTGTTGATGCTGGAAAATTTAAAGATGAAATAGTTCCAGTTGTTATTCCTAATAAAAAAGGGGATATTACATTTGATACAGATGAATATCCAAATAGAAAAACAGATGCTGAAAAATTAGCTAAATTAAAACCTGCTTTCAAAAAAGATGGTTCAGTTACAGCAGGAAATGCTTCTGGACTTAATGATGGAGCTTCATTCTTAATGTTAGCTTCAGAAGAAGCAGTTAAAAAATATAATTTAAAACCATTAGTTGAAATAGTTGCAACAGGTACAGGAGGAGTAGATCCTTTAATAATGGGTATGGGACCAGTTCCTGCAATTAGAAAAGCTTTAAAGAAAGCTAACCTAAAATTACAAGATATGCAATTAATTGAACTTAATGAAGCTTTTGCTGCTCAATCATTAGGAGTTATAAAAGAACTTTGTACTGAACATGGTGTAACTGCTGATTGGTTCAAAGATAAAACAAATGTAAATGGTGGAGCAATAGCTTTAGGACACCCAGTTGGAGCTTCTGGAAACAGAATAACTGTTACATTAATCCATGAAATGAAAAAGACTGGTGTAGAATATGGACTAGCTTCTCTATGTATAGGTGGAGGAATGGGAACTGCTTTAGTTCTTAAAAATGTAAAATAG
- the fabG gene encoding 3-oxoacyl-[acyl-carrier-protein] reductase — translation MNRLEGKIAVVTGSARGIGRAIVEKLAAHGAKMVISCDMGESSYEQGNVVHKILNVTDREAIKTFVDEIEKEYGKIDILVNNAGITKDGLLMRMTEDQWDAVINVNLKGVFNMTQAVSRSMLKARKGSIITLSSVVGLHGNAGQTNYAATKGGVVAMSKTWAKEFGGRNVRANCVAPGFIQTPMTDVLSEDTIKGMLDATPLGRLGQVEDIANAVLFLASDESSFITGEVISVSGGLML, via the coding sequence ATGAATAGACTAGAAGGAAAAATTGCAGTTGTTACTGGAAGTGCAAGAGGAATAGGAAGAGCTATTGTTGAAAAACTTGCAGCACATGGTGCAAAAATGGTTATTTCTTGTGATATGGGTGAAAGTTCTTATGAACAAGGAAATGTAGTTCATAAAATTTTAAATGTTACTGATAGAGAAGCAATAAAAACATTTGTAGATGAAATAGAAAAAGAATATGGAAAAATAGATATTCTTGTAAATAATGCAGGAATTACAAAAGATGGATTATTAATGAGAATGACAGAAGATCAATGGGATGCAGTTATAAATGTAAACTTAAAAGGAGTTTTCAATATGACACAGGCTGTCTCAAGATCAATGTTAAAAGCTAGAAAAGGATCTATTATTACTTTATCATCAGTTGTTGGATTACATGGAAATGCTGGGCAAACAAACTATGCAGCAACAAAAGGTGGAGTAGTGGCAATGTCTAAAACTTGGGCAAAAGAATTTGGTGGAAGAAATGTAAGAGCTAACTGTGTTGCTCCTGGATTTATTCAAACACCTATGACTGATGTATTATCAGAAGATACAATAAAAGGAATGCTAGATGCAACTCCTCTTGGAAGACTTGGACAAGTTGAAGATATAGCAAATGCTGTATTATTCTTAGCAAGTGATGAATCTTCATTTATAACTGGAGAAGTAATATCTGTATCTGGTGGATTAATGCTTTAA
- a CDS encoding helix-turn-helix transcriptional regulator — protein MKDIRLLELYDRLLKNEDIDIKKYAEENKVNIRTAERDIKTIRNFLAKKKKTELIHNSKKKKYQLTYTEDSINLTKSEILAISKILLASRAFLKDEISLIVDKIVKQCSSEDDLELIQNLLKNEKFHYIELQHKKSFINNIWDLGQAIKNKKKIEISYKKMNGKIVKRVIDPVGLMFSEFYFYLLAHIENIDKEKHFDNKDDEYPTIYRVDRIEDFDVLNEKFIPTLYTNRFQEGKFRKQVQFMTGGKLRKIKFFYKGTSIEAVLDKIPTAKVLEENKDTYLISAQVFGNGIDRWILSQGDAIEIIEDN, from the coding sequence ATGAAAGATATAAGGTTACTTGAATTATATGATAGACTACTGAAAAATGAGGATATAGACATTAAAAAATATGCTGAAGAAAATAAAGTTAATATTAGAACAGCTGAAAGGGATATTAAAACTATTCGTAATTTTTTAGCTAAAAAAAAGAAGACAGAACTTATACATAATTCAAAAAAGAAAAAGTATCAATTAACTTACACAGAAGATAGTATAAATTTAACTAAAAGTGAAATTTTAGCTATTTCAAAAATACTTTTGGCTAGCAGAGCATTTTTAAAAGATGAAATTTCTTTAATTGTAGATAAAATTGTAAAGCAATGTAGTTCAGAAGATGATTTAGAGTTGATACAAAATTTATTAAAGAATGAAAAATTTCATTACATTGAGTTACAACATAAAAAGTCTTTTATCAATAATATTTGGGACTTAGGACAAGCTATTAAAAATAAAAAGAAAATAGAAATATCATATAAGAAAATGAATGGAAAAATAGTAAAAAGAGTTATAGACCCTGTTGGGCTTATGTTTTCTGAATTTTATTTTTATCTTTTAGCTCACATTGAAAATATTGATAAAGAAAAACATTTTGATAATAAAGATGATGAGTATCCTACTATTTACAGAGTTGATAGAATAGAAGATTTTGATGTTTTAAATGAAAAATTTATTCCTACCTTATATACAAATAGATTTCAGGAAGGAAAATTTAGAAAGCAAGTACAGTTTATGACTGGTGGGAAGTTAAGAAAAATTAAATTTTTCTACAAAGGAACTTCAATAGAAGCAGTACTTGATAAAATTCCAACAGCAAAAGTTTTAGAAGAAAATAAAGATACTTATTTAATTTCTGCTCAAGTATTTGGAAATGGTATTGATAGATGGATATTAAGCCAAGGGGATGCTATTGAAATTATTGAAGATAATTAA
- a CDS encoding RNA-guided endonuclease TnpB family protein: MANYVLTLALKTELWQDHILEKRLNIARMIYNSCLSEILKRHRKMINSSEYKGISNLDKKEQSKRYKELDKKYLISKFELNKYVKPMTQKFKKNIRSQMGQELAERAFATYEKFKYGKAKKVYFKSYGNFYSVREKGNITGLRFFKEDCCISWLGLKIPVIIKNNDKYAQSCFLNKLLYCRLLKRVVNGKNKYYVQITFEGTPPKKHKVGGENEIGIDIGTSTIAIVSDNRVELKILAKNIEINEKEKIRLQRKLDRQRRANNPNKYNTDGTINIENKEKWKKSKSYVKTKLKLSNLQRKIAEKRKQSHNILANSILEIGTIVKVENMNFKALQRRSKKTEISEKTGKFKKKKRFGKSLSNRAPALLIEIINRKLEYIGKNIIKIDTFKVKASQLNHSTNEYEKKSLSKRWVEILGNKIQRDLYSAFLIKNVKENLEEVNIEKAQKEFKNFVKLHKEEIERIKKGNVKTLKCMGF; encoded by the coding sequence ATGGCGAATTATGTATTAACATTAGCTTTAAAAACTGAATTATGGCAAGACCATATTTTAGAAAAGAGACTAAACATAGCTAGAATGATATATAATTCTTGCCTTAGTGAAATTCTTAAAAGACATAGAAAAATGATAAATTCTTCTGAATATAAAGGAATCAGTAATTTAGATAAAAAAGAGCAATCTAAAAGATATAAAGAATTAGATAAAAAATATTTAATATCTAAATTTGAATTAAATAAATATGTGAAACCTATGACACAAAAATTTAAAAAGAATATAAGATCTCAAATGGGACAAGAATTAGCTGAAAGAGCTTTTGCGACTTATGAAAAATTTAAGTATGGTAAAGCTAAAAAAGTATATTTTAAAAGTTATGGAAATTTCTATTCCGTTAGAGAAAAAGGGAATATTACGGGACTTAGATTTTTTAAAGAAGATTGTTGCATATCTTGGTTAGGCTTAAAGATTCCTGTAATAATAAAAAATAATGATAAATATGCACAAAGTTGTTTTTTAAATAAGTTATTGTATTGTAGATTACTTAAGAGGGTTGTAAATGGAAAAAATAAATACTATGTTCAAATAACTTTTGAGGGAACACCTCCTAAAAAACATAAAGTTGGTGGAGAAAATGAAATTGGAATTGATATAGGAACTTCAACAATAGCAATCGTTAGTGATAATAGAGTAGAATTAAAGATTTTAGCTAAAAATATAGAAATAAATGAAAAAGAAAAAATAAGGCTACAAAGAAAACTAGATAGACAGAGAAGAGCAAACAATCCTAATAAATACAATACTGATGGTACTATTAATATAGAAAATAAAGAAAAATGGAAAAAGAGCAAATCATATGTAAAAACAAAGTTAAAACTTTCAAATTTACAGAGAAAAATCGCAGAGAAAAGGAAACAATCTCATAATATTTTAGCGAATAGTATACTAGAAATTGGAACAATAGTAAAAGTTGAAAATATGAATTTTAAAGCTTTACAGAGAAGAAGCAAGAAAACTGAAATATCTGAAAAAACTGGAAAATTTAAAAAGAAAAAGAGATTTGGAAAATCTTTATCAAATAGAGCACCTGCATTATTAATTGAAATAATAAATAGAAAATTAGAATATATTGGAAAAAATATAATAAAAATTGATACTTTTAAAGTAAAAGCTAGTCAATTAAATCATAGTACAAATGAATATGAAAAGAAAAGTCTATCAAAAAGATGGGTAGAAATATTAGGAAATAAAATACAAAGAGATTTGTATTCTGCATTTTTAATAAAGAATGTAAAAGAAAATTTAGAAGAAGTAAATATAGAAAAAGCACAAAAAGAATTTAAAAATTTTGTTAAATTGCATAAAGAAGAAATTGAAAGAATAAAAAAAGGAAATGTAAAAACATTAAAATGTATGGGATTTTAA
- the tnpA gene encoding IS200/IS605 family transposase produces MSNINFGRGYVYSIQYHIVWCVKYRRKVLIDDIEKTLKELLIEISNENNIKIIEMETDLDHIHILIECSPQHFIPNILKIFKGISARKLFLKHPEIKNKLWNGHLWNPSYFVATVSENTEEQIKRYIQTQKER; encoded by the coding sequence ATGTCAAATATTAATTTTGGAAGAGGATATGTGTATTCAATTCAATATCATATAGTGTGGTGTGTAAAATATAGAAGGAAAGTATTAATTGATGATATTGAAAAAACTTTAAAAGAATTATTAATTGAAATTTCTAATGAAAATAATATAAAAATAATAGAAATGGAAACAGATTTAGACCATATTCATATATTAATTGAGTGTAGTCCTCAACATTTCATACCTAATATTTTGAAAATATTCAAAGGAATTTCTGCAAGAAAACTTTTTTTAAAACATCCTGAGATAAAAAATAAGTTATGGAATGGACACTTATGGAACCCTAGTTATTTTGTTGCAACTGTTTCAGAAAATACTGAAGAACAAATAAAAAGATATATCCAAACTCAAAAAGAAAGATGA
- a CDS encoding alanine racemase, with translation MNTSFYVSLDKDALYHNIEYLREYKQKELLPVIKANAYGHNSLLIAKALYDFNIKTWAVARFSEAITIIEYMMDNFSINDFKILVFESLGDDYSFLEKYPEICPTINSIKDLKNALANNISIDRLSLKIDFGFGRNGIKAEEVDELKNLIKFNSLKFLGIFSHLFSATYTDGLEVIKKFTEVVSKLGRDNFEMVHLQNAAGIYNYDVDVVTHIRTGMLTYGLQEAGFYDHDLKPVFTGLIGFVDSVRYVSELDYVAYEDLSSISPKTKKIAKIKIGYGDGFPKANNKTTCLIKKKEYVISQVTMDNTFIEVDDRVNVGDKVHLYHRPNEMKMRTGLSMLEALIAISPLRIKRIFEGEEN, from the coding sequence ATGAATACTTCTTTTTATGTTTCTTTGGATAAAGATGCTTTATATCACAATATTGAATATTTAAGAGAATACAAACAAAAGGAATTATTGCCAGTTATAAAAGCTAATGCTTATGGACATAACTCCCTTTTAATTGCAAAAGCTTTATATGATTTTAATATTAAAACTTGGGCAGTAGCAAGATTTTCTGAAGCTATAACTATTATAGAATATATGATGGATAATTTTTCTATAAATGACTTTAAAATATTAGTTTTTGAATCACTTGGTGATGATTATTCATTTCTTGAAAAATATCCTGAAATTTGTCCTACTATTAATAGTATTAAAGATTTAAAAAATGCTTTGGCTAATAATATCTCAATAGATAGATTATCTTTAAAAATTGATTTTGGCTTTGGTAGAAATGGAATTAAAGCAGAAGAAGTTGATGAATTAAAAAATCTTATTAAATTTAATAGTTTAAAGTTTTTAGGTATTTTTTCTCATCTATTTTCTGCAACATATACTGATGGTTTAGAAGTTATAAAAAAATTTACAGAAGTTGTAAGTAAATTAGGTAGAGATAATTTTGAAATGGTACATCTTCAAAATGCAGCAGGAATTTATAACTATGATGTTGATGTTGTAACACATATAAGAACTGGAATGTTAACTTATGGTTTACAAGAAGCAGGGTTTTATGACCATGATTTAAAACCAGTTTTTACAGGACTTATTGGTTTTGTAGATTCTGTTAGATATGTTAGTGAATTAGATTATGTTGCCTATGAAGATTTAAGTTCTATAAGTCCTAAAACTAAAAAAATTGCAAAAATTAAAATTGGTTATGGTGATGGTTTTCCAAAAGCTAATAATAAAACCACTTGTCTTATAAAAAAGAAAGAGTATGTTATTTCACAAGTTACTATGGATAATACTTTTATTGAAGTTGATGATAGAGTCAATGTTGGAGATAAAGTACATTTATATCATAGACCTAATGAAATGAAAATGAGAACAGGTTTAAGCATGTTAGAAGCTTTAATAGCTATATCACCACTTAGAATTAAAAGAATTTTTGAAGGAGAAGAGAATTAA
- a CDS encoding DUF368 domain-containing protein has product MILLFFKSIIIGIANIIPGVSGGTLAVMLNVYDPITEKIGNFFLVDRKTKVSYFIYLLVVLLGAGTGIFLFANIIKYSITNYPKITVTVFTLLILPSIPYIVKGLDYKKKKNILAFCYGAIVMIIFILLGLKYGDKTTGAVTIQLVEGVCFTRGYLLKLLFCGIIAAGAMIIPGISGSLLLMMLSEYYNVVYLISSLVSSLKERSFTILTPLLVLALGIGIGLVAFSKGINYLLKNHREFTLFFIEGIITFSIIQMWLSI; this is encoded by the coding sequence ATGATATTACTTTTTTTTAAATCAATAATTATTGGTATTGCTAATATAATTCCTGGAGTTTCTGGTGGAACATTAGCTGTTATGTTAAATGTTTATGACCCTATTACTGAAAAGATTGGAAATTTTTTCTTAGTTGATAGAAAAACAAAAGTTTCTTACTTTATCTATTTACTTGTAGTTCTACTTGGAGCAGGAACAGGAATTTTCCTATTTGCAAATATTATAAAATATTCTATAACTAATTATCCTAAAATTACAGTAACAGTATTTACTTTACTTATATTGCCATCTATTCCTTACATAGTTAAAGGTTTAGATTATAAGAAAAAGAAAAATATATTGGCTTTCTGTTATGGAGCTATAGTTATGATAATTTTTATTCTTCTTGGATTAAAATATGGAGATAAAACAACAGGTGCAGTTACTATACAATTAGTTGAAGGAGTATGTTTTACAAGAGGATATTTACTAAAATTACTTTTCTGTGGAATTATTGCAGCAGGAGCTATGATTATACCAGGTATTTCAGGTTCATTACTACTTATGATGTTAAGTGAATATTACAATGTAGTTTATTTAATTTCTTCACTTGTTTCTTCTTTAAAGGAAAGATCTTTTACAATTTTGACACCTTTGTTAGTATTAGCCTTAGGTATTGGAATAGGTTTAGTTGCCTTCTCAAAAGGAATAAATTATTTACTTAAAAATCATAGAGAATTCACATTATTCTTTATAGAAGGAATTATTACCTTCTCTATCATTCAAATGTGGTTAAGTATATAA
- the lgt gene encoding prolipoprotein diacylglyceryl transferase translates to MNPVFLKIGPIELHYYGLMYAIAFFVGISLGKKIAKERNFDLDLVENYAFVAIISGLIGGRLYYVLFNLPYYLQNPLEIPAVWHGGMAIHGGILGGIIGTLIFAKIKKINPLILGDFAAGPFIMGQAIGRIGNFMNGEVHGVPTFTPFSVIFNLKPKFYEWYNYYQSLSISDKANYPELVPWGVVFPTSSPAGSEFPNLPLHPAMLYEMVLNLIGFFIIWFILRKRENKAPGYLWWWYIIIYSINRIIVSFFRVEDLMFFNFRAPHVISIILIAVSIFFLKKDNKKIF, encoded by the coding sequence ATGAATCCAGTATTTTTAAAAATAGGTCCTATTGAGCTACATTATTATGGACTTATGTATGCAATAGCGTTTTTTGTTGGTATTAGTCTTGGAAAAAAAATTGCAAAGGAAAGAAATTTTGACCTTGATTTAGTTGAAAATTATGCTTTTGTTGCTATTATTTCAGGGCTTATAGGTGGAAGACTTTACTATGTTTTATTTAATCTTCCTTATTATTTACAAAACCCTCTTGAAATTCCTGCTGTTTGGCATGGTGGAATGGCAATACATGGAGGTATATTAGGAGGAATTATTGGAACACTTATCTTTGCAAAAATAAAAAAAATAAATCCTTTAATTTTAGGAGATTTTGCAGCAGGACCATTTATTATGGGGCAAGCTATTGGAAGAATAGGAAATTTTATGAATGGAGAAGTTCATGGAGTTCCAACTTTTACACCATTTTCTGTTATATTTAATTTGAAACCTAAATTCTATGAATGGTATAATTATTATCAATCATTATCTATTTCAGATAAAGCAAATTACCCTGAACTTGTTCCTTGGGGAGTTGTATTTCCTACCTCATCTCCAGCTGGAAGTGAATTTCCAAACTTACCATTACACCCAGCTATGTTATATGAAATGGTTTTAAATCTAATTGGTTTCTTTATAATTTGGTTTATTTTAAGAAAGAGAGAAAATAAAGCACCTGGTTATTTATGGTGGTGGTATATAATAATTTATTCTATAAATAGAATTATAGTAAGTTTCTTTAGAGTAGAAGATTTAATGTTCTTTAATTTTAGAGCACCTCATGTGATAAGTATTATATTAATTGCAGTTTCAATTTTCTTCTTAAAGAAAGATAACAAAAAAATATTTTAA
- a CDS encoding Glu/Leu/Phe/Val family dehydrogenase produces the protein MSKETLNPLASGQQQVKKACDALGLDPAVYELLKEPQRIIEITIPVRMDDGSIKTFKGYRSAHNDAVGPFKGGIRFHQNVNADEVKALSLWMSIKCQVTGIPYGGGKGGITVDPSELSQRELEQLSRGWVRGLWKYLGEKVDVPAPDVNTNGQIMAWMQDEYNKLSGEQTIGVFTGKPLSYGGSQGRNEATGFGVAVTMREAFKALGKDLKGATVAVQGFGNVGKYSVKNIMKLGGKVVAVAEFEKGKGAFAVYKEAGFTFEELEAAKAAGSLTKVAGAKEISMDEFWALNVEAIAPCALENAITNHEAELIKAGIICEGANGPITPEADEVLYKKGIVVTPDVLTNAGGVTVSYFEWVQNIYGYYWTEKEVEEKEERAMVDAFTPIWALKKEFDGKGQPISFRQATYMKSIKRIAEAMKIRGWY, from the coding sequence ATGAGTAAAGAAACTTTAAACCCACTAGCAAGCGGACAACAACAAGTTAAAAAAGCATGTGATGCTTTAGGATTGGATCCAGCAGTATACGAATTATTAAAGGAACCTCAAAGAATAATAGAAATTACTATTCCTGTAAGAATGGATGATGGATCTATAAAAACATTTAAAGGATATAGATCAGCTCACAATGATGCAGTAGGACCTTTCAAAGGAGGAATCAGATTCCACCAAAATGTTAATGCTGATGAAGTAAAAGCTCTTTCTTTATGGATGAGTATTAAATGTCAAGTTACTGGAATCCCTTATGGAGGAGGAAAAGGTGGAATTACTGTTGACCCTTCTGAATTATCTCAAAGAGAATTAGAACAATTATCAAGAGGATGGGTAAGAGGATTATGGAAATACTTAGGTGAAAAAGTAGATGTTCCTGCTCCAGATGTAAATACAAATGGACAAATTATGGCTTGGATGCAAGATGAATATAATAAATTATCTGGTGAACAAACTATTGGTGTATTTACAGGAAAACCTTTATCTTATGGAGGATCTCAAGGAAGAAATGAAGCAACTGGATTTGGTGTTGCTGTAACTATGAGAGAAGCTTTCAAAGCATTAGGAAAAGACCTTAAAGGTGCAACAGTTGCAGTTCAAGGATTTGGAAATGTTGGAAAATACTCTGTTAAAAATATTATGAAATTAGGTGGAAAAGTTGTAGCAGTTGCTGAATTTGAAAAAGGAAAAGGAGCATTTGCAGTATATAAAGAAGCTGGATTTACATTTGAAGAATTAGAAGCTGCAAAAGCTGCTGGAAGCTTAACAAAAGTTGCAGGAGCAAAAGAAATATCTATGGATGAATTCTGGGCTCTAAATGTTGAAGCTATTGCTCCATGTGCATTAGAAAATGCTATTACTAACCATGAAGCTGAATTAATAAAAGCTGGAATAATTTGTGAAGGAGCAAATGGACCAATAACTCCAGAAGCTGATGAAGTTCTTTATAAAAAAGGTATAGTAGTTACTCCTGATGTTTTAACAAATGCTGGAGGAGTTACAGTATCTTACTTTGAATGGGTTCAAAATATCTATGGATATTACTGGACTGAAAAAGAAGTTGAAGAAAAAGAAGAAAGAGCAATGGTTGATGCATTCACACCTATATGGGCATTAAAGAAAGAATTTGATGGAAAAGGACAACCTATTTCTTTCAGACAAGCTACTTATATGAAATCTATTAAGAGAATAGCTGAAGCTATGAAAATTAGAGGATGGTACTAA
- a CDS encoding 2-hydroxyacid dehydrogenase, producing MKVLFYGVREVEVPLFHEQNKRFGFDLELIPDYLNSKETAEKAKGFECVILRGNCFATKEVLDMYKEYGVKYLFTRTVGTNHIDVKYAKELGFKLAYVPFYSPNAIAELAVSLAMSLLRHLPYTAEKFNKRDFTVDKNMFSREIRNCTVGVVGLGRIGFTAAKLFKGLGANVIGYDMFPKTGIDDIVTQVSMDELVAKSDIITLHAPFIKENGKIVTKEFLSKMKENSILINTARGELMDLEAVVNALESGHLAAAGIDTIEGEVNYFFKNFSNDEAKFKLEYPLFNRLLDLYPRVLVTPHVGSYTDEAASNMIETSLENLKEYLDTGACKNDIKA from the coding sequence ATGAAAGTTTTATTTTATGGTGTAAGAGAAGTTGAAGTACCTTTATTTCATGAACAAAATAAGAGATTTGGATTTGACTTAGAACTAATTCCTGATTACCTTAACAGTAAAGAAACTGCTGAAAAAGCAAAAGGATTTGAATGTGTAATTCTTCGTGGAAACTGTTTTGCAACAAAAGAAGTATTAGATATGTATAAAGAATATGGTGTAAAATATCTATTTACTAGAACAGTTGGAACTAACCATATTGATGTAAAATATGCTAAAGAATTAGGGTTCAAATTAGCTTATGTTCCATTCTATTCTCCAAATGCAATAGCTGAATTAGCTGTTTCATTAGCTATGTCTTTATTAAGACACTTACCTTATACTGCTGAAAAATTTAATAAAAGAGATTTTACAGTTGACAAAAATATGTTTTCAAGAGAAATAAGAAATTGTACTGTTGGTGTAGTTGGGCTTGGAAGAATTGGATTCACTGCTGCAAAATTATTTAAAGGTTTAGGAGCAAATGTTATTGGATATGATATGTTCCCTAAAACTGGTATAGATGATATAGTTACTCAAGTTTCTATGGATGAATTAGTAGCTAAAAGTGATATTATAACTTTACATGCTCCATTCATTAAAGAAAATGGAAAAATTGTTACAAAAGAATTTTTAAGCAAAATGAAAGAAAATTCTATATTAATAAATACTGCAAGAGGAGAATTAATGGATTTAGAAGCTGTTGTTAATGCTCTTGAAAGTGGACATCTTGCAGCTGCTGGTATAGATACTATTGAAGGAGAAGTTAACTATTTCTTTAAAAACTTCTCAAATGATGAAGCTAAATTTAAATTAGAATACCCTCTATTCAATAGATTGTTAGATTTATATCCAAGAGTTTTAGTAACTCCTCATGTTGGTTCTTATACTGATGAAGCTGCTTCAAACATGATAGAAACTTCGTTAGAAAACTTAAAAGAATACTTAGATACTGGTGCTTGTAAAAACGATATAAAAGCATAG